The Astyanax mexicanus isolate ESR-SI-001 chromosome 4, AstMex3_surface, whole genome shotgun sequence genome segment CCACATTTCTGAATGTTAGTGCACATGCAAATGCAAGGCAGGCAAGACGTAAATTTTTGTATCAAAATAGTGTACCtgtatcaaaaataaaaacacatttaaattgtTACTGTGCACAATGCACAACAGAGGACAGATGGGGCAATGCATGCCTTCAATAGAAGAATGTAAAGGGTAATCACACAGTCAAAAATGTAAATGCCTAAAACACAACTAAAACAATTACAATGAATGTTTAAAACAGTCTGTAGCGCAGAGAAACATAGAGATTATCATCTCCCTCTTTATATGACCTTCCAATGTGGAGAGGGTGGTGATCATCAAGAGAGTTCACATCAACTACATCAAGCTCAGATGCAGGATACACACAGTAGGAAAAATAGTGTCTTTCAAATCCTACAGTATCATACTTCCTCACAATCAGTTTGACAGAGGATTCCACTGATAGAATGCTCTCTATCATAGCAAACTGAGGTTCACCATCACAAGAATGAGAGACTAGAAGAGACATTCCAGGCCTGTATTCAGTGCCCCTCCATCTCACCCATGATGGAACATACACTTCAGTAAAGAGTGGCATGTCAAATTTGTGCTTGATGCGGTCATAACCATCAATACAGCCCAACAGATTTGTGCATCCTGCACCAACTTCTACATTGTGGGTGAACAAATTACCCGAGAGGAGATGGTAACAAAGTAGCATCTGATGTCTGTAAGCCATTGTTTTGCAGATGTTGCGAAAGTTACAAGTAACATGGCTGAGTCTTTTGAAAAAGCCATGTTTGGCCTCAAATCGCATAGCCCACAACAGAACCACAGGTCCCAACTTCCTGATTGCACCAGGATAATGGACCATAAAGTGGTGTTTTGGTTTTAGGTGCCTACTAGGGTAAAGCTCCAGAAAAAGACTGTGGTGCTCCTGGATGAGGTAACCCAAGAAAATGGATGCTTCTTGTGTTAGTGATGGAGAAAAAATGAACTCCATGCAACTCAGTAAAAGAAGAAGCAACTCCCAGTATTGGTTACCCTCTGGGATAAGGTCACCAATGGCAAGAGGAAGTAATCTTAACAGACACCAGGTCTGTGATGCTGTTTGCCTGAGAGCTCCATCTGGGGTTTTGAGCTCATGTGATTTAATGAGGGAAGGCTTGTTATGACTGTCAATGAATCCATAATCAAAACTTGTAAGCCTGTAGTTGATCTGATCTAGGGTTATAAGCTTTTGCTCAATAAGAGAATTGAGAACAAGCTTGACTTCATATCCACCAATTCCTTCCAGAATGTCATGCATGATATCTGGTGTAACATTGTCAACCACTTTGTAGAACTCCAGCCTGTTAAGTGCACTCTCTCGCTTGAGACCAGTCTCTGTTGGGTTATTGAGACACAAGTCTGCTTGATAGTTGAGGTTATTTCTCAACAATGATTCATCCTCAACAGTTTGCACATGAAGGATTTCCTTTTGGACACGGCACCAGCGGCACACACTTTTCGCATTAAAGCTTTCTGTGTAGCCAAGGACAGCATTGAGCCCCAAGTTATCACCACAAATCTGGGCAATTCCAACCTTGACTACTTCCTGAAAACAAGGCGTGTCAATTTGAAGTCCATTAACTTCCAGACTTCGGATCTCATTCACAACTGGCTCCAAGACCACATCTATGCCATAAGTTTTGACATCATCTGTCTTGTACACTGCCAACAGAAAGTGGGCACTGAGACTGGAAAGAAACTCTGGTGGCAAGCATTTCAATGTGAAATAAAGGAACCCTAATTTGTGGACAGATGTCTTTGATCCCAAAGGATTTACTGTCTCACATTCATCACAGTAAAGCAGAAGTGGAATTGCAAACTCTTTGGAAAAAAGAGAACTCGTCTTGAACATGGTGCCATCCCTAAAATCCTGGAGAGCACAAACTTCCTGCTCTCGCCATGCCAGTATTTTCTCCATAGTTCCTGGACTCTCAAGGACTAGCTTGAGCAAAGGGCCCAACGGCACACGCTGAAAGGAATCCCGAACAGCTACCTGCCTAACACATCCTGTTGATGAATCTGTCCTTTGAGTGAAGGAAAACCCAGGAAGAGGTTCCTCTACAGGTTGAACAAAGTACCCAGTACTAGCAAAATATTTCATTTGCTTGTACTCAGATTCTAAATTCCTAAATGGCTCAGCAGCTGCTGCAAACTTCTGATCCAATTCATTACCCCCTGGGGTCTCAGCTTGTCCTATCTTTTTTAAGAAAGACATGGTGTTTTTCCTCAGACTACTCACTATGTCATTCACTAGGGTAGATGTTTGCTGAACAACATAAGTAACAGCTGTGAGTGTCTGTGACGAATTTGCCCTCAACTTAGCAAGAAAGAGTGCCACCCTATGCATTACATTACTTTCTTCCAATTCATCCCATTCCTCCACATCACATTCGGCTGCGGAGCAGTGCGCCTCACCGGCCACGGAGCAGTGCGCCTCACCGGCCGCGGAGCAGTGCGCCTCCTCACCGGCCGCGGAGCAGTGCGCCTCCTCACCGGCCGCGGAGCAGTGCGCCTCCTCACCGGCCGCGGAGCAGTGCGCCTCCTCACCGGCCGCGGAGCAGTGCGCCTCCTCACCGGCCGCGGAGCAGTGCGCCTCCTCACCGGCCGCGGAGCAGTGCGCCTCATTATGCTGTAGCAAATGCCTTGCAAATGAACGAATATAGCCAAAACTTCTACAACACCCAGCTTCGGCACACTGAAAGTATGTGCTAGAACTGTGTATATTATGGACTGCTCTGAGGTGCGCAAAAAGATGACCAAGATTACGACCTGCAAATGTACATCTAAAACAGGAATACCCCATTAGTAGACTGGTGTCTACTTACCTCGGTTAGTTTTCTGAGGTGTGACCTCAGTTTCAGTCTGGGTCCAATTACTGGAACTAGCGCCGCAATGGAAGCATCATCCAGTAATATAAAACTCTCCTTGTCGATTTCTTCAACTAAGAACAAGTGTGcacgcaataaaaaaaataaaaaaagacaacaacAAATCAATGCTTTTGCAGAACTGAAATTTTTacatatggtaaaaatatgggtccctgaagaaaaaggttgggaaccactgagctagattaaattgtttttaacttttaaatatttgtatatgttttttaattaaacatatttcacatttaaactgttaacacgccctggcccgccggtgtgccagaaaaatataatatttaatatctggctgtgtttatgaataattatgggctcaatatagacacccaatatgccattttaaagcttaaaatctctgcttttcagttatttagCCATTTTGCTGTATcccctttcagaaaataaacatttagggcgaaatatgccttgtttatgaaaattatgaaacatttgcgtttttcgtacgtccatatttgatcgaatgtggacgctatacaccattcgaaccgtctgcccctccggattacggaactgtgctccgttttactgtaggatgtacggttcctgaattagatcttaagctccaagcctatttttactaatttccgcctgaaattacatactcacgtTTGAAGGCTTTTCACTCTAACTTAAATAGTTCAGAGGcgattttatgaattaatattacttagaagccattacaaaattcatttaagacactttaattattcaattgaacatgtaatggccaaaatatggtaaaaaccagaaacatttttaggcgcttttcagattttctattttcagacacataaaatgaaatatttatatggctgaattgtttttgcagctctatattttgttataaagtgtttacattcgttatataaaattataaactgctccctttcactggttagatattagtGTGATCTGAACctgtaatggtcttttctttctccaaaggactgtaaacttaataagaataaaaactactaattttatactttattttgcagtaaagaagtTGTTTTTGTATGTTCTACTCCTGATAGAAAGATAATTGTGCGGTGTTTCTTTAAAAGTGCTCCCCCGCCCTCAGGAAAATCTCTTGCTCTCAGTGTCTCTGGGTCTTATTTACATATAGTCATGTCTGTTGATTCATTAGATATGCAGAAACTCGTGGAGAGTCCAATAATACGCAATTAATAAAGCGTTaaagtttatataaaatgttttcctgcctcaaattatttcaagcacagGTTGAACATAAATGAGTATTACTggcgactggattgatggattttggAGGCATTTTGAAGGTAATCGCTGGTGGGGcttgggtgtgtgtgaggagtgtccTCAGCTCACCCCGCAGTGTAAAAAAAGCAGATGTAAACTGTATACACACAGTGTAACGCACTCTTTCGGCTCTAATGTCCGCATTTGATCAAATATGGActtacgaaaaacgcaaatatttaaaaagatattCATAATTTTTTATAATGATTCATAATGATTCATAATTTttataaacaaggcatatttcgccctaaatgtttattttctgaaaggagatacaggtCAATCTGgagggccagggcgtgttaagaggttaaccatGTATTTCACAttcaatattaaaaataagaCTGGTGAAACTCCCCTTAACATTTAACATGAAAATTCTGCTGTACCTTTGttctaaaaaaacagaaaagttcTCTGACTTTAGATCAAACCTTTTCTCATACTTTGCTGCAGACTCATCCATTCTGACCATCATGAAATCAAATACTTTCAAGTTATTTTTATGAAGGTTAACTTACGCTCAAACCTGGGAATCAGAGAGTCCAGTTTCCACTCTTTCAGTTTCTCCTTCACAAATGTATCCATGAAACAGAACAGaactgaagaaaaagaaaatatgttttaacaaAACCACAATAATTAACAGCATTTCATTTTATTAAGTGGAACCCAGCAGATTGTTTATCCTCAAGTTAGATTTTTAGAagcaaggacgataaaatggcgcctaaagaagctagctagctacccagataattagcagcaaggacgataaaatggcgcctaaagaagctagctagctacccagataattagcagcaaggacgataaaatggcgcctaaagaagctagctagctacccagataattagcagcaaggacgataaaatggcgcctaaagaagctagctagctacccagataattagcagcaaggacgataaactggcgcctaaagaagctacctagctacccagataattagcagcaaggacgataaaatggcgcctaaagaagctagctagctacccagataattagcagcaaggacgataaaatggcgcctaaagaagctagctagctacccagataattagcagcaaggacgataaactggtgcctaaagaagctagctagctacccagataattagcagcaaggacaATAAAATGGtgcctaaagaagctagctagctacccagataattagcagcaaggacgataaaatggcgcctaaagaagctagctagctacccagataattagcagcaaggacgataaaatggcgcctaaagaagctagctagctacccagataattagcagcaaggacgataaaatggcgcctaaagaagctagctagctacccagataattagcagcaaggacgataaaatggcgcctaaagaagctagctagctacccatataattagcagcaaggacgataaactggtgcctaaagaagctagctagctacccagataattagcagcaaggacaATAAAATGGtgcctaaagaagctagctagctacccatataattagcagcaaggacgataaacTGGCacctaaagaagctagctagctacccagataattagcagcaaggacgataaaatggcgcctaaagaagctagctagctacccagataattagcagcaaggacgataaaatggcgcctaaagaagctagctagctacccagataattagcagcaaggacgataaaatggcgcctaaagaagctagctagctacccatataattagcagcaaggacgataaactggcgcctaaagaagctagctagctacccagataattagcagcaaggacgataaaatggcgcctaaagaagctagctagctacccagataattagcagcaaggacgataaaatggcgcctaaagaagctagctagctacccagataattagcagcaaggacgataaaatggtgcctaaagaagctagctagctacccagataattagcagcaaggacgataaaatggcgcctaaagaagctagctagctacccagataattagcagcaaggacgataaaatggcgcctaaagaagctagctagctacccagcaaggACATTAAAAATTGCAATACAAAAAAGAATAGCCAAGATATAAAATAATGCTAGGTTTGTGAAACCTCTTTCTTAAAAAGcacaggttagctagctagctaacctaggtaaCTTATGTGTAGGCTTAATTACAGACTCATATTATATTGTTACCTCTGTGTCCCTTATAACACAGTAAATTGTCAATATAGAGCACAAAAATGTTAGTTTTTCAGTAGTACATAATAACTTGCAGTGGTTTTAAGTAAGTGAGGTGTAGaagtaacttagcttagcttagctagctagcgttagtcAGCAAAATATAATTatctagctggctagctaacctGTAGTGCAGCTAACATAACAGTTACTAATTTGATGTTAAACAATATAAAGTTAATTCCACACAagcaaatttatatatttttccgtCATTGCAACTTACTCATCCAGACGAAGATGCTGTGTCCAAAGGTTTACCTAGCTCGCTAAGGCTGCAGAAATCTAACAGGCTAATTTACGTAAGTTACAATGCTTTTAATACGTTTTTAACCTCAAATTGTGAGGGAGAATGAAACTAAACACCTTGTGCCTAGTATAAAATCAGTATATTTGAGCAAAAAGTCAAGATTAATCACTTTACTTACTTATTTCTTTCGGCTGAGTACTTTTCCTCTTTCAGCGGGAGGGAAATGGTGTGGCGGGTGTCCAGGGCGTGGCGGGGAGGGGCAGGGAGGGGCAGGACGGGACGTGGCGTGCTTGACGTGCATGTTCCCTCTCAGGTCCGCACTGCAAACCCAGCAGTGCTGGGTTTTTTTAAATGACCCAACAAACGAAAAAATAACCCATATTTTTCACCCAAACTCAGTAACATAGCAGCTGGGTAGTTTAAATAACCCAGCATTTTTTAGGGTGTGGGGATTACACATACTTTtgcagaagttgaagtatcaactcaaatcTTTACTTaggtaaaagtacaaaagtattgcTTTTAAAACGACTTaaaggtataaaaataaaagtaatgtaagggaaagAAATTGACTTTATAAACAGAAGCCTTGGCTGCACTACATGAACCTATATTGCACAACCACCAATTACTAGTTGCCTGTaagtattgtaataaaaaaaatattaaaaacttgtCAAATTTACAGCCCACACAAGCTCTCCAAACAAACTTACAACACTGAATCATAGCCTTGATCTAGCAAGCAGACCTTGGCAAGTACCAAGACACAGCAAACATTTTAAATTCACCATTTGTGCATCACTAGGTTACCACAAATTGTGTCCACTATTGactgtaggaaacattcagtttacctcCGAAAAGAGTTGTTTTTACATACAACCATTCCGAAGCCTCTCGCTGCAGCTGGCGACGCATTATTGTCAGCGCAGTTCACTCagaatgctgtgtatctacttcttgtgtcaagaatcaaaacactgcagcgGCGTGTTTGTTTTTATAGCCACGTGACATCACAGGGTCCGCGATGTGACTATcgcacatgcgcacatcgcaatgtctatgcttaaacaatatatcgtgcatcCCAAGGGCATAGCATCAAATCtttcatcatgcaggaactgctgatacaatccagccacatgaggtctagcattgtcctgcgtTTGGAGGAACCGAGGggccactgcaccagcatatggtctcacaatgggtcttAGGATCTCGTCTCGGTACCTAACGGCACGCAGGCTACCTCTGGCGAGCACATGAAATGCCtcaaagaaatgcctccccacactattactgacccactgccaagtcAAGCAGttattattgtcaatactgcatatgtacaggacatacagacaaTTGACATTCAGTTGCTCTCCTTCCCAGGATGATGAGTGACTGTGTGTTGGGGGCAGCATTGGGATGGGGGGGTGGAGCAGGGTGAGAGTTCAGCCAGAAAGCATAGGtactgaagtggtctgtggtccccacctgcagaacgacTCCTTTGCTGAGTATGTTTTGTTaattgaaattgattgtcaatcagtgtggaCAGTTCATTTcaaagaagtttgatttacttggagttatattgtgtttaagtgtttctttaattttttttgcatatatataatCACTATTTATAATGGTATTATTTGCCGTCCAGATGCACTTGAACTCCATATAAGAAATTTAGGTGAaatcaaaataaaggtaaatatagtGTTGAACCGTTTGTAGTTTCATTTTTagtatggaaaaaaatattttgttttaggtaATATCGCCCATCTCTATGTGAAATGCTGAAAAACACTTCATGGGTTTAAATAGTCATATCGCTTTTCAAATCTACAgtcttttatttactaaatgtgtAGCTACACTTCCAAGACAACTAATAAGATgtgatgatatttaaggtggaattgaaaattcagggaaaatgttaattcattagcTAGAGTGAGCgtaaaatgagtaaaaacaagatacattttgttcagatagctggtttacTGGTTAATGTAGCTGGTTCATTTATATAGAGATGATGAAATTGTGGGTAACGTTagtttctgtaaaactgcagcaggtcttggagctgctgctctgaatctgctggtgtagagcttctgctgctctctggctctgcaggtGAAGTTGGGCTTCGACCCGATGCTGTGAGAGGCCACCGCATCCactatattgatttagtaaacaaatcagttaagccataGACATAAATCTTTCAAAAgtttcatatttgttttttatttttaaacgatTTTGacctacatattaaaaaaaaaaacgccttcagTTCAGGAGTGCATAATCACTGTCAGCctgaagctaatgtggtggaaaataatgaactgttatcagggatagtaaaaaatcaggtttgtgaagcattgatttagATTACTGTCTTTCATTTatatgtgtggaaacttttataattAAATTTTCTGTTTACATCCTTTTAATTAAGAACGTCTAATTCTCactgaaatattgaaaaacaaatgaaaatttacattttaaaatctaataatTGACCACTATtaagaaaacagtaaataataagcAAATCATATCGTGTGACACTGGCAGCCAGGTTGCTTTCTATAACTTTGAATATAGAAAGTGAAGAATAGAGATGTACAGCAAGTcaggaaattacagataaagatatttataagataaaacgagacacctttattgtaaacaaaaaagaattcaacatagtacagtattaatagtatggattagtgcatttcagtgtaaagtgagatactaaagtagtagtcaaacatggtattcagtagtggacagcagcagagtttattctacatatattttgcggctgcagcctgctgacagtctacTGCAGAACGAGCTAAACTTCATATTATAATGTGTGTAGCGGGCAGAGGTGTGGGGAaggttttaatgattattttctaATGCTGCTGCCCCAAATATTCCTCTAGGTTAGGTGTAGAggggaggacttttattttgacagccatCGATTGGCAGAGCGTTACCTCATGCTGCTTGTAGTCTCGCGGGACCTGCACAAAGTAGCATTTGGTCTCGTGGCGGCAGGTACAAGCTCCGGTCGGGAaagctttgttttaaaataactcATTGGAAGACAGTTTTATCGTGCTTATTGACTGGAAGAGACTAAAGGAACACATGGTGGATTTTTCAatgggcactgtgtgtgtgtgtgaagaatagATATTTTAAGCAGGTATGGCTTggtgtttttaatattatattgtgGTAGTTTGAACTGCAGTGGATTTAATTACTAGCTTTAGGTGGTGTACTGGGCATAAATATTAGTATCTATTAAAAGCTTAAGTTTACTCGTAATtttcagtttattaaaagaagatctgttttatttcaaagtgaaTGTGGGAGCACCAGGAATCAGCTGGGGGTGTGTAGCTGCTGAGTGGTGGGTAAAGTTTGTTTTACTTAATTACTCCATGTGACATAGGTAGCTAATTGTGTGTTCATGCTTTTATATAGTGTTTGCCTTGATGCTGAAGGTGCTGTGAAGGAGATTGAGTTCTGGCCTTCACATTTACTACTAATTGGTATGTATTATCTGACTGGTTACttatttatgtagtaaacagtagctAACACAGTGAATAAGTGGAGTGGTACAGCCATTGATAGTAGCCACTGTTTTTCTTCcctctgtttttttagtgtattggctctgcattaattaatttttagagtttaaactaaaatgaaattaagttaatataaataaatatagactATAGACCCAGGGTTGCCCTAGTCCATCATACCATATTTATCTGGTGCCTTCCAGTATAGCTTCAACGTGTGCTttaacctcttactgcagaagcgccctctagcagGCCTGTTCTGActgtgtaaagtagaatgcttaagaGCGCCAAATATTCTAgacacaccgaccaactaacccactcatattctttagtaactactttaactacctgcatgcaaatttacagtcatctacatgaaaccagttgcCAGAAATCTcttaactgaaaacagcctgtttttttttacattgtttacatgggaacacgcctccccaaaaaatagccttataaaatattattagtatgtaaaataacattagattacattatagaaaattcacttactatcacagcatccacaatacagcactgaaccgcagaaaaaatatccataaagtcctttattctcctgctcacttctccttaCAAACACGCGTTTAGTTTCAGCACAACCGCAACGTCATATTCTCAAGCTgctagcgaccacacaatgtaatgttttcacataaagttgtacgtgaatacaaagttaaggatgtcctcttctagattctgtggtgtTTATTgttccacaaaccactatttttcttgagtgatcgtcagTTCCTGTGTGCCTTATTACATTTCAATTAAGCAGGTTGTTAAGTCATCAAATAAGGTACCAGGGGTCACATGTGTATGGAtttagaatgggacaaaataatagaagcttttatggtaatataaaggtgtcccaatattttctatatagtgtaactgatttaggtagTTCTCTTCAGTCAATTgaccagcttttattttaatacactaaattatttctttttttttcttttcagaaattaaaatattataggatttctcctgaaatctatgaaagaggtgaagcacaagccatcctgaagaatctccagaacacgcagaaattgtttgatacatttaacagacagaggaaaccaagtcccaacatggagaaacatcagcactctgtcaagagtttcactaaacagagtgatctcaaactgcatcagcgcattcacacaggagagaaaccgtatcactgctcagactgtgggaagagttttactgaaaagAGTAATCTCAGAAGACACCAGCGCatgcacacaggagagaaaccctatcactgctcagactgtgggaagagttttactcaaaagtttgagctcaaaaatcaccagcgcattcacacaggagagaaactgtatcactgctcagactgtgggaagagttttaatcaacagagtcatctcaaaaatcacca includes the following:
- the LOC111195806 gene encoding uncharacterized protein LOC111195806 isoform X1 encodes the protein MGYSCFRCTFAGRNLGHLFAHLRAVHNIHSSSTYFQCAEAGCCRSFGYIRSFARHLLQHNEAHCSAAGEEAHCSAAGEEAHCSAAGEEAHCSAAGEEAHCSAAGEEAHCSAAGEEAHCSAAGEAHCSVAGEAHCSAAECDVEEWDELEESNVMHRVALFLAKLRANSSQTLTAVTYVVQQTSTLVNDIVSSLRKNTMSFLKKIGQAETPGGNELDQKFAAAAEPFRNLESEYKQMKYFASTGYFVQPVEEPLPGFSFTQRTDSSTGCVRQVAVRDSFQRVPLGPLLKLVLESPGTMEKILAWREQEVCALQDFRDGTMFKTSSLFSKEFAIPLLLYCDECETVNPLGSKTSVHKLGFLYFTLKCLPPEFLSSLSAHFLLAVYKTDDVKTYGIDVVLEPVVNEIRSLEVNGLQIDTPCFQEVVKVGIAQICGDNLGLNAVLGYTESFNAKSVCRWCRVQKEILHVQTVEDESLLRNNLNYQADLCLNNPTETGLKRESALNRLEFYKVVDNVTPDIMHDILEGIGGYEVKLVLNSLIEQKLITLDQINYRLTSFDYGFIDSHNKPSLIKSHELKTPDGALRQTASQTWCLLRLLPLAIGDLIPEGNQYWELLLLLLSCMEFIFSPSLTQEASIFLGYLIQEHHSLFLELYPSRHLKPKHHFMVHYPGAIRKLGPVVLLWAMRFEAKHGFFKRLSHVTCNFRNICKTMAYRHQMLLCYHLLSGNLFTHNVEVGAGCTNLLGCIDGYDRIKHKFDMPLFTEVYVPSWVRWRGTEYRPGMSLLVSHSCDGEPQFAMIESILSVESSVKLIVRKYDTVGFERHYFSYCVYPASELDVVDVNSLDDHHPLHIGRSYKEGDDNLYVSLRYRLF
- the LOC125801537 gene encoding gastrula zinc finger protein XlCGF49.1-like, encoding MEKHQHSVKSFTKQSDLKLHQRIHTGEKPYHCSDCGKSFTEKSNLRRHQRMHTGEKPYHCSDCGKSFTQKFELKNHQRIHTGEKLYHCSDCGKSFNQQSHLKNHQRIHTGEKPYHCSDCGKNFTEQCTLKIHQRIHTGEKPYHCSDCGKSFSTQSNLKKHQRIHTGEKPYYCSDCGKSFTQQNHLQKHKCIHTGEKTIPNLFHGN